In Cytobacillus sp. IB215665, a single window of DNA contains:
- a CDS encoding alpha/beta fold hydrolase: MKKWEREYLVTERGVFEIYKKSNGEPLCVTHHYSEFNETGDYFAETFTQFYKVILVNLREVGNSEKANEPYQLCLLETVFDLEAIRESLGFERWGFAGHSRGGMLGIIYGIYFSNHLNFNVIVGAAAKEYMTFSIDCIYNSAHPQFHECKN, translated from the coding sequence ATGAAGAAATGGGAAAGGGAATATCTTGTAACAGAGCGTGGTGTATTTGAAATATATAAAAAGAGTAATGGGGAACCTCTTTGTGTTACTCACCATTACTCTGAATTTAATGAGACAGGAGATTATTTTGCAGAAACCTTTACCCAATTTTATAAAGTGATCTTAGTAAATTTAAGAGAGGTAGGTAATTCAGAAAAGGCAAACGAACCCTATCAGTTATGCTTATTGGAAACTGTTTTTGACTTAGAAGCAATCCGTGAATCACTAGGTTTTGAAAGGTGGGGATTTGCAGGCCATTCAAGGGGAGGAATGTTGGGTATTATTTATGGTATTTATTTTTCCAACCATTTAAATTTCAATGTTATAGTTGGGGCAGCAGCAAAGGAATATATGACGTTCTCCATAGATTGCATTTATAATTCAGCACACCCACAATTTCACGAATGCAAGAACTAA
- a CDS encoding N-6 DNA methylase produces MKDTSESVIEKIIKSKKRIQNHGEVFTPRRIVKKMLDMPNIRDACQNLTSTFLEPAAGEGAFLVEILNRKMKMIEKNYGDELTRYENYSLLALSTLYGVELLEDNAQRCVMNMYQVYYDAYQQQAREHDGKVKNKVLDSAKLIISNNIAQGNFLTKLSSNGNPIIFSEWQPINLRKNAKTIKVQRTEFTLEEILNEEEKECGESSKHAVKIEQLDLFDSYDDEAEPKEKRLKYVPVKITEVYKEEMEEVDG; encoded by the coding sequence ATGAAAGATACATCTGAATCGGTTATTGAAAAAATAATAAAAAGTAAAAAACGGATCCAAAATCACGGAGAAGTATTTACACCAAGAAGGATAGTTAAGAAAATGCTTGATATGCCTAATATTCGTGATGCATGTCAGAACTTAACTTCTACTTTTTTAGAGCCAGCTGCAGGAGAAGGGGCTTTCTTAGTAGAAATTTTAAATAGAAAAATGAAGATGATAGAAAAGAATTACGGTGATGAACTAACTCGATATGAGAATTATTCGCTTCTTGCATTATCAACGTTGTATGGAGTTGAGTTGCTTGAAGATAATGCTCAAAGGTGCGTTATGAATATGTATCAAGTTTATTATGATGCGTATCAGCAACAAGCAAGAGAACATGATGGAAAAGTGAAAAACAAAGTCTTAGACAGTGCTAAATTGATTATCTCTAACAATATTGCACAAGGGAACTTTCTAACTAAATTATCTTCTAATGGTAATCCAATTATTTTTAGTGAATGGCAACCCATAAACCTTCGGAAGAACGCTAAAACAATTAAAGTTCAACGCACCGAATTTACTCTTGAAGAAATTCTTAATGAAGAAGAAAAGGAATGCGGAGAGTCATCAAAACATGCAGTAAAAATAGAGCAACTAGATTTATTTGACAGTTATGATGATGAAGCTGAACCTAAAGAGAAAAGATTGAAATATGTTCCTGTAAAAATTACTGAAGTCTATAAGGAAGAAATGGAGGAAGTCGATGGATAG
- the avs4 gene encoding AVAST type 4 anti-phage nuclease Avs4, whose translation MIKPNWNVFKAKFSDNPQNNFEWFCYLLFCKEFNINYGIFRYKNQSAIETNPIEDNDDVVAWQAKFYETSLSSHKKDLEDTLNKLKRDYPNVNKLYIYSNQEWGQNKGQMPQGLKEVEKQAKDLNVSLEWKLASFFESEFVTVKNDIISKHFFTFEKSVFSILEEMQKHSENLLKHINTDISFNKQKIEIKRENELKQLINDSNQVCIISGAGGVGKTVLIKNAYERFKENDPFYIFKATEFELRNINDIFGDYNLYDFLSIHKDFENKTIVVDSAEKLLDIQNTDPFKEFLTAIIEDKWKVIFTTRDAYLKDLNYQFFEIYNIYPLNIGIRLLEQDELNTISNENAFVLPKDEKLLKLIRNPFYLNEYLKFYKDIDEIDYVEFKSKLWKQRIKKSKPEREKCFLEIALRRAKTGQFFVDVKNELGNYCDELMRDGMLGYEEVGYFITHDIYEEWALEKIVNREFTNRSDEHGFFVSIGESLPIRRCFRNWISEKLLLEDREIIEFIEDIFKNNQIESYWKDELFVSVLLSDYSRIFFEVFKSELLLNKCRLLKRLTFILRIACKEVDDEFFKELGEKDINLSTLDYILTKPKGIGWQALIEFVYNNIETIEIEDINFVLPIIHDWNNKTKRGNTTRYAGLIALRFYQETIKKDIYYSLEDRLETILKTIINGSYELKNELKDIVTEILSNEWKNHRDPYYDLVTFILTKLDGLPICRVLPNEILELADFFWTYTPKESHLFLSRRDDVEHDFGIEKNHGDFHPASSYQSPIYWLLQIRPKETMDFVVNFTNKSIKKYAFSNLASRLDTITEVEVKLNDQNHKKQYTSQCLWQIYRGTSSSVTPNLLQCIHMALEKFLLEIAEKMEGEVLVSWLNHLLESSESASISSVVTSVVLAYPEKTFDTAKILFRTREFIIHDTHRLSSEHSAKTRYSIGQNLGSSNNSFYDNERLKTCEDKHRKWSLESLFLNYQVFAMQETGEDVGKKRQEILWGILDGYYKKLPLDSEQNEIDKVWRLFLARMDRRKMSINAEETGGRILIQFEPEIEPEIEKFRKENQKTYDEDMRYVPLKLWANLKFKNDHNKSKQYGKYDSNPQNALDATKEIIHLKNEGFYLLNNSIPSCVCAVLIEHYFDELKDEDKEFCKDVIIAKVRSCVQSNYFYQVGDGVQEAIASLSNLIKLYPEEKDTTKLLLLLTLFKDESIAFPMMAIHQLWEIEFEDVHSLLLGYLVFKHKYNKLISEFRKESFENGNYEPDLGELLNRFLTVNEMSLNKMVNNKLSILDLGNIQDLDLSILSNALKMMPSKLNNKEHITITNEIISVFARELTQSRNGDKVDYMVRNEFLKKYAYLVLCSESSEVPQLIQPFIDNFNSSESIAEMFQEFIYAEDRMHSYDNFWLVWNLFKDKVFEVTKNGTNNWYLDKIIESYLFAQTRWNDNTKEWHSLKLTNMRLIKEVSEQMGQHPSVLYSLSKLLNDIGSSFVADGLIWISNILSKHSEYETLKFERNTYYYLENLARKYVYEEREKIKKNKRLKQKILVVLNFLIEKGSTVGYILRENII comes from the coding sequence GTGATTAAACCAAATTGGAATGTCTTTAAAGCAAAATTTAGTGATAATCCTCAGAATAATTTTGAATGGTTTTGTTACTTGCTATTCTGTAAAGAATTTAATATAAACTATGGGATATTTAGATATAAAAACCAGTCAGCTATAGAAACCAATCCGATTGAGGATAATGATGATGTAGTTGCTTGGCAAGCAAAATTCTATGAAACATCGCTTTCAAGTCATAAAAAAGATTTAGAGGATACATTAAATAAATTAAAGAGAGACTACCCTAACGTGAATAAGCTGTATATCTACTCTAATCAGGAGTGGGGACAAAATAAAGGACAGATGCCTCAAGGACTAAAAGAAGTTGAAAAGCAAGCAAAAGATCTAAATGTTAGTTTAGAGTGGAAATTAGCTAGTTTCTTTGAATCTGAATTTGTTACAGTAAAAAATGATATCATTTCGAAGCACTTTTTTACATTTGAAAAAAGCGTATTTTCTATATTAGAAGAAATGCAGAAGCATAGTGAGAATCTATTAAAACACATAAACACAGATATCTCTTTCAACAAACAGAAAATTGAAATTAAGAGAGAGAATGAATTGAAACAGCTCATTAATGATTCAAATCAAGTATGTATTATCAGTGGTGCGGGTGGTGTTGGGAAAACTGTTCTAATAAAGAATGCTTATGAACGCTTCAAAGAAAATGACCCATTCTATATATTTAAAGCAACAGAATTTGAGTTGAGAAATATCAATGATATATTTGGGGATTATAATCTATATGATTTTCTTAGTATTCATAAAGATTTTGAGAATAAAACAATAGTAGTTGACTCAGCTGAAAAACTACTAGACATACAAAATACAGACCCTTTCAAAGAATTTTTAACAGCAATAATTGAAGATAAATGGAAAGTAATTTTTACAACTAGAGATGCTTACCTTAAAGATCTAAACTATCAATTTTTTGAAATTTACAATATTTATCCATTAAATATTGGGATACGCCTTTTAGAACAAGACGAACTAAACACTATTTCTAATGAGAACGCTTTTGTATTACCTAAAGATGAAAAATTACTAAAATTGATTAGGAATCCTTTCTATCTTAATGAATATTTGAAATTCTATAAGGATATTGATGAAATTGATTATGTTGAATTCAAATCAAAGTTATGGAAGCAAAGAATAAAAAAAAGTAAACCTGAAAGAGAAAAGTGCTTTTTAGAGATTGCACTTCGAAGGGCGAAAACAGGTCAATTTTTTGTTGATGTAAAAAATGAACTAGGTAATTACTGTGATGAATTAATGAGAGATGGAATGCTGGGATATGAAGAGGTAGGTTATTTTATAACTCATGATATTTACGAAGAATGGGCATTAGAAAAAATTGTTAATAGAGAATTCACTAATAGGTCTGATGAACATGGTTTTTTTGTATCAATTGGGGAATCCTTACCCATAAGAAGGTGTTTTAGAAATTGGATATCAGAAAAATTATTACTCGAAGATCGTGAAATTATAGAATTCATTGAAGATATTTTTAAGAATAATCAGATTGAGTCTTATTGGAAAGATGAGTTATTTGTCTCAGTTTTACTTTCGGATTATTCAAGAATTTTCTTTGAAGTTTTTAAAAGTGAGTTATTGTTAAATAAATGTAGACTATTGAAAAGGTTGACATTTATTTTAAGGATTGCTTGTAAGGAAGTTGATGATGAATTTTTCAAGGAATTAGGCGAAAAAGATATCAATCTCTCTACTCTCGATTACATCTTAACAAAGCCAAAAGGAATCGGCTGGCAGGCGTTAATCGAATTTGTTTACAACAACATAGAGACAATTGAGATTGAAGATATTAATTTTGTTTTGCCTATAATACATGATTGGAACAACAAAACAAAAAGAGGAAATACTACTAGATATGCTGGTCTTATAGCTCTGAGGTTTTATCAGGAGACTATTAAAAAGGATATTTACTATTCACTGGAAGATAGACTAGAAACTATTCTTAAAACAATAATAAATGGCTCTTATGAATTGAAAAATGAATTGAAGGATATTGTAACGGAAATATTAAGCAATGAATGGAAGAATCATAGGGATCCTTATTATGATTTAGTTACGTTCATTTTGACTAAACTTGATGGTTTACCTATCTGTAGAGTATTACCGAATGAAATTTTAGAGTTAGCTGATTTCTTTTGGACTTATACACCAAAAGAAAGTCATTTATTTTTAAGCAGGAGAGATGATGTCGAACATGATTTTGGTATAGAAAAAAACCATGGAGATTTTCATCCAGCAAGTTCTTATCAAAGTCCTATTTACTGGTTACTCCAGATTAGACCAAAAGAAACTATGGACTTCGTAGTAAATTTTACAAATAAATCTATAAAGAAGTATGCTTTTTCAAATCTAGCCTCTAGACTTGATACTATAACTGAGGTTGAAGTTAAGTTAAACGACCAAAACCACAAAAAACAGTACACTAGTCAATGCTTATGGCAGATTTACAGAGGGACAAGTTCTTCAGTAACTCCTAATTTGTTGCAATGTATTCATATGGCTTTAGAAAAGTTTCTTCTAGAAATAGCAGAAAAAATGGAAGGCGAAGTGTTAGTAAGTTGGTTAAATCATCTACTTGAATCTTCTGAGAGTGCCTCAATATCATCTGTAGTGACAAGTGTTGTGTTGGCATATCCAGAAAAAACATTTGATACTGCAAAAATCTTATTTCGAACTAGAGAATTCATTATCCATGATACTCATAGACTATCTTCAGAACACAGTGCTAAAACACGATATTCAATAGGACAAAACTTGGGTAGTAGCAATAATAGTTTTTATGATAATGAGAGATTGAAAACTTGTGAAGATAAGCATCGTAAATGGAGTTTAGAAAGCCTCTTTTTAAACTATCAAGTTTTTGCAATGCAAGAAACTGGAGAGGATGTGGGGAAGAAACGTCAGGAGATTCTTTGGGGTATTCTGGATGGTTACTATAAGAAGCTACCACTAGACTCTGAGCAGAATGAAATAGATAAAGTTTGGAGATTATTTTTAGCTAGAATGGATAGACGAAAGATGAGTATTAATGCTGAAGAGACTGGTGGCCGCATATTGATACAGTTTGAACCTGAAATAGAACCAGAAATAGAAAAGTTTAGAAAGGAAAATCAAAAGACATATGACGAAGATATGAGATATGTTCCTTTGAAGTTGTGGGCTAATTTAAAATTTAAAAATGATCATAATAAATCTAAGCAATATGGAAAGTATGATAGCAATCCCCAAAATGCATTAGATGCAACTAAGGAAATAATACACCTAAAAAATGAGGGATTCTATTTATTAAATAATTCTATACCATCATGTGTATGTGCAGTGTTAATTGAGCATTATTTCGATGAGTTGAAAGATGAAGATAAAGAATTTTGCAAGGATGTGATAATTGCAAAAGTAAGGTCTTGTGTACAGTCTAACTACTTCTATCAAGTGGGGGATGGTGTTCAAGAAGCAATAGCTTCATTGTCTAATTTGATAAAGCTGTATCCTGAAGAAAAGGATACTACTAAGTTATTGCTATTGCTTACGTTGTTTAAAGATGAATCTATTGCTTTTCCTATGATGGCAATACATCAATTATGGGAAATAGAATTTGAAGATGTACATTCATTACTATTGGGTTATCTAGTATTCAAGCACAAATATAACAAGTTAATAAGTGAATTTCGAAAAGAGAGCTTTGAAAATGGAAATTATGAACCGGATTTAGGTGAATTGTTGAATAGATTTCTAACTGTAAATGAGATGAGCCTGAATAAAATGGTTAATAACAAATTATCCATCTTGGATTTAGGTAATATTCAAGACCTTGATTTATCCATATTATCGAATGCTTTAAAAATGATGCCTAGTAAGTTAAATAATAAAGAACATATCACTATTACTAATGAAATAATATCTGTGTTTGCAAGAGAGCTAACACAAAGTAGGAATGGTGATAAAGTTGATTACATGGTACGTAACGAATTTCTAAAGAAATATGCTTACCTTGTTTTGTGTTCAGAAAGTAGTGAAGTACCTCAATTGATTCAACCATTTATCGATAATTTCAATTCATCAGAATCAATAGCAGAGATGTTTCAAGAGTTTATTTATGCTGAAGATAGAATGCATAGTTATGATAATTTTTGGTTAGTTTGGAATCTGTTCAAAGATAAAGTGTTTGAAGTAACTAAAAACGGAACAAATAACTGGTACCTAGACAAAATTATTGAAAGTTACTTATTTGCGCAAACAAGATGGAACGATAATACTAAAGAATGGCATTCATTAAAACTAACAAACATGAGATTGATTAAGGAAGTATCTGAACAGATGGGTCAGCATCCTTCAGTCCTATATTCCTTATCTAAACTGTTGAATGATATTGGGAGTTCATTTGTAGCTGATGGGCTAATCTGGATATCTAATATATTATCGAAGCATTCAGAATACGAGACGTTAAAGTTTGAAAGGAATACTTATTATTATCTAGAAAACTTGGCAAGGAAGTACGTCTATGAAGAGCGAGAGAAGATTAAGAAGAATAAAAGGTTAAAGCAGAAAATTCTAGTTGTACTAAATTTTCTTATAGAAAAAGGTTCTACTGTAGGCTATATTCTTAGAGAAAATATTATTTAG
- a CDS encoding DUF5655 domain-containing protein, protein MGDIKLFRLNGHTVDELEGQSVAVEKSLQHLFEQHLETFLGVRFLASEYSTGKRHAGRIDTLGIDENHSPVIIEYKRSVNENVINQGLFYLDWLLDHKAEFELMTLRKYGEAVADLIDWNSPRLLCVAGGFTKYDEHAVQQINRNIELYQYKHYNDGFVLLDLVNSTTAQTVHITEDTPTPTERNTRVKTVSDYLEQANTELTDRFETLKAYMMALGDDVQIKILKHYIAFKRIKNFACVEIHPQTAKVLLYLKVKSDTITLEQGFTRDVSNIGHYGTGDLEVVISNDEDMEKAKRLINMSYDAS, encoded by the coding sequence GTGGGGGATATTAAATTGTTTCGGCTAAACGGGCATACCGTAGATGAATTAGAAGGGCAATCTGTTGCTGTTGAAAAATCATTACAACATTTATTCGAACAGCATTTAGAAACATTTTTAGGTGTTCGATTTTTAGCTTCTGAATATAGTACAGGGAAACGCCATGCAGGGCGTATTGATACTCTAGGCATAGACGAAAACCATTCGCCCGTAATTATTGAGTACAAGCGTTCAGTTAACGAAAATGTAATAAATCAAGGGCTATTTTACTTGGATTGGTTACTTGACCATAAAGCAGAATTTGAACTTATGACTTTACGTAAGTACGGAGAAGCTGTTGCGGATCTTATTGATTGGAATAGTCCTCGTTTACTGTGTGTTGCAGGCGGTTTTACTAAATATGATGAACACGCTGTACAACAAATAAACAGAAATATTGAACTTTACCAATATAAACATTATAACGATGGTTTTGTTTTACTTGATTTAGTTAACTCTACAACGGCACAAACGGTGCATATTACTGAAGATACACCTACTCCAACTGAACGTAATACACGAGTAAAAACTGTATCTGATTACTTAGAGCAAGCTAATACGGAATTAACCGATAGGTTTGAAACATTAAAAGCTTATATGATGGCTCTCGGTGATGACGTACAAATAAAAATCCTTAAACATTACATAGCATTTAAACGCATAAAAAACTTTGCTTGTGTAGAAATACATCCCCAGACTGCAAAGGTACTACTTTATTTAAAGGTTAAGTCCGACACAATTACTTTAGAACAAGGGTTTACCCGTGATGTTAGCAACATAGGGCATTACGGAACTGGCGATTTGGAAGTTGTTATTTCAAACGATGAAGATATGGAAAAAGCTAAACGCTTAATAAATATGTCTTACGATGCAAGTTGA
- a CDS encoding Eco57I restriction-modification methylase domain-containing protein, with the protein MDRTIINPYEELDLKIYAYTLPEVPSHEGYVKIGDTNRHVKKRIFEQVGTAGLNPKILFEKIAKKSDGTWFHDKSLHRFLKQNGIQKKDFNGRADEWFYFNGTLEKAEVLTDKYINRDYDEIQVDGGQSDYTLRNEQSKAVQQTLDYYHSGKEPKEFLWNAKPRFGKTLTSYDFVRKINSRNVLIVTNRPAIANSWFDDFKKFISWQETGLKFVSETDSLTDKALSRKDYIDFLSSTELDTPSQITFISLQDLKGAKFAGGNYEKLEWVGQLNWDLLIIDEAHEGVDTAKTDTAFDKIKRNFTLHLSGTPFKALANNKFNEDQIFNWSYVDEQEAKMDWDYTTGSNPYENLPTLSLFTYQMSKMIEDRVSKGLTLDDNSNVDYAFDLNEFFRVKEDGKFEYEESVKKFLDNLSSGKFPFASDEHRGELNHTFWLLPRVNSAKALEKLLKSHPVFGEYRIILAAGDGISIDKEPNIEEEGQDLKKNEKSFDKVKKAIYENNKSITLSVGQLTTGITIPEWSAVLMLSNIKSPSLYFQAAFRAQNPYEFVQDGKLYRKENAYIFDFAPERTLLLFDELANNLSSGSSKASEERKKKIKKLLNFFPVIGEDNEGNMHELDATEVLTIPTQITSTEVVKRSFMSNLLFANISSIFRGNSPFKEILDKIKPEKNKRLTDHREINVTKPMIDDDGNIDVPSDIVINNTKDIFGDAIYKVMESPDIPDMPEVTTITNEINDTLDRGFSKLKETFQLNKTQTNKAKNEVTSTIKDVVEKNIESYHSQVQEIEQDFTEQIHTAQKAHDEVKVEQLKKEYEQKKVEVNKTFTENLNTEVSESVETAVEKQIVKVEEKKKKTTEDDVRDHLRGFARTIPAFLMAYGDGETTLSSFEENIDEPTFEELTSITLDEFKKLRDGFDYVDEDGNNRKVHGLFNEVVFDASIKEFLNKRKILSNYFDETLTEDIFDYIPPQQTNQIFTPRKVVKLMVDLVEENNPNIFSNYNVKFVDLDTKSGLYITEIVKRLNEGLKEQIPNSKERIKWILENQVYACAPSNIIYNIVKNYIFADFNDISIKNIIECDLTEYTKNGLVKEKLRELYGDEDLKFDVIIGNPPYQEKDGGAQASASPIYQNFVSLAKELNPEILSFIIPTRWYVGGKRLDDFRDQMLNDIHLRELHDWLTPEDIFPNTNIRGGVCYFLWDRNYDNRHNLTRVVTYKNNTIISGISRSLKYKDSDILIRDSGAISILDKINCSDKKSLMEYVSARNPFGFSTNFTKNSKFKNESHLLNEPIKCYANKGKVGYIEFTEIEKNSTWINKWKVLTPYSNNIGTELNDDNLNTIVASPNSICTETYLVIGAELELNENGSISLAKYLKSKFVRFLHSLAKNSQHGTRNTYRFVPLQDFTNNSDIDWSTSVQEVDNQLYKKYGLSDEEINHIERRIKAM; encoded by the coding sequence ATGGATAGAACAATTATTAATCCTTATGAAGAATTAGACTTGAAAATATATGCTTATACCTTGCCTGAAGTCCCTTCTCATGAAGGTTACGTCAAAATCGGTGATACTAATAGACATGTTAAAAAGCGGATTTTTGAGCAGGTTGGGACTGCTGGTCTTAACCCTAAAATTCTTTTTGAAAAGATTGCCAAAAAGTCTGATGGCACTTGGTTTCATGATAAGTCACTTCACCGTTTCCTTAAACAGAATGGGATTCAGAAAAAAGATTTTAATGGCCGTGCAGACGAATGGTTTTATTTTAATGGAACACTTGAAAAAGCGGAAGTTCTAACTGACAAGTATATCAATCGTGATTATGATGAAATTCAGGTTGATGGTGGTCAATCAGATTACACACTTCGGAATGAACAAAGCAAAGCGGTTCAGCAAACGCTTGACTATTACCATAGTGGAAAAGAACCAAAGGAGTTTCTTTGGAATGCAAAACCTCGCTTTGGGAAAACACTGACTTCATATGATTTTGTAAGAAAAATCAATTCAAGAAATGTACTGATCGTTACCAATAGACCCGCTATAGCTAACTCATGGTTTGATGATTTTAAGAAGTTCATTTCTTGGCAAGAAACAGGGTTGAAATTTGTATCTGAAACGGATTCGCTAACAGATAAAGCATTATCTCGCAAGGATTATATCGATTTCCTAAGTTCTACTGAGCTTGATACCCCCTCACAAATCACCTTTATTTCACTCCAAGACTTGAAAGGTGCAAAGTTTGCAGGTGGTAACTATGAAAAACTTGAATGGGTAGGCCAACTAAATTGGGATTTACTAATCATTGATGAAGCTCATGAGGGAGTTGATACAGCCAAAACGGACACGGCGTTCGATAAAATTAAACGGAATTTTACTCTACACTTGTCGGGTACTCCTTTTAAAGCATTGGCAAACAACAAATTTAATGAAGATCAGATTTTCAACTGGTCTTATGTCGATGAACAAGAAGCAAAAATGGATTGGGATTACACAACAGGAAGTAATCCATACGAAAATCTGCCCACGCTTAGCTTATTTACATATCAGATGAGCAAGATGATCGAGGATCGAGTATCTAAAGGCTTAACGTTAGACGATAACAGTAATGTTGATTATGCTTTTGACTTGAATGAATTCTTCAGGGTTAAAGAAGACGGCAAGTTTGAATATGAAGAAAGCGTAAAAAAATTTCTTGATAACTTATCTTCAGGAAAGTTTCCTTTTGCGTCAGATGAACACAGGGGCGAATTAAACCATACTTTTTGGCTTTTACCTCGGGTTAACTCTGCGAAAGCACTTGAAAAGTTGTTGAAATCTCACCCTGTTTTTGGTGAATATAGGATTATACTAGCAGCTGGTGATGGAATAAGCATTGACAAGGAACCGAACATTGAGGAAGAAGGACAAGACCTCAAGAAGAATGAGAAGAGTTTTGATAAGGTTAAAAAGGCAATTTATGAAAACAATAAATCAATAACTTTATCCGTTGGTCAGCTCACAACGGGTATAACAATTCCTGAATGGTCTGCAGTGCTTATGCTTAGCAACATTAAGTCGCCTAGTTTATACTTCCAAGCCGCTTTCCGTGCCCAAAACCCTTATGAGTTTGTTCAGGACGGTAAGCTTTATCGAAAAGAAAATGCCTATATTTTCGATTTCGCACCAGAACGAACGCTATTGCTATTTGACGAATTAGCTAATAACTTATCAAGTGGTAGCTCCAAAGCGAGTGAGGAACGCAAGAAAAAGATTAAAAAGCTATTGAATTTCTTCCCAGTTATTGGTGAAGATAATGAAGGAAATATGCACGAGTTAGATGCAACTGAAGTCTTAACTATACCAACACAAATCACCTCAACAGAGGTTGTAAAACGCAGTTTCATGAGTAACCTATTATTTGCGAATATCTCAAGTATTTTTAGAGGAAATTCACCATTTAAGGAAATCCTTGATAAGATTAAACCTGAAAAGAACAAACGTTTGACAGACCATAGAGAAATCAACGTAACTAAGCCGATGATTGATGATGATGGAAACATTGATGTACCGTCAGACATTGTTATTAACAATACAAAAGATATATTCGGTGATGCAATCTATAAAGTGATGGAATCCCCAGATATTCCGGATATGCCTGAAGTTACAACTATTACAAATGAAATTAATGACACTCTAGATAGAGGGTTTAGCAAGTTAAAAGAAACATTTCAGTTGAATAAAACTCAAACGAATAAAGCAAAAAATGAAGTAACTTCGACAATTAAAGATGTGGTTGAGAAAAATATAGAATCGTATCACAGTCAAGTTCAAGAAATCGAACAAGATTTCACTGAACAAATTCATACCGCCCAAAAAGCTCATGATGAAGTTAAAGTAGAGCAACTGAAAAAGGAATACGAACAGAAGAAAGTTGAAGTAAATAAAACTTTTACTGAAAATCTAAATACAGAAGTAAGCGAATCAGTTGAAACAGCAGTTGAAAAACAAATTGTCAAAGTAGAAGAGAAGAAGAAAAAAACCACTGAAGATGACGTTCGAGATCACTTGCGTGGTTTTGCTAGAACTATTCCTGCATTCCTTATGGCCTATGGTGATGGGGAGACGACTTTATCTAGTTTTGAAGAAAATATTGATGAACCAACCTTCGAGGAATTGACAAGCATAACCCTTGATGAGTTTAAAAAACTACGTGATGGGTTTGACTATGTAGATGAAGATGGGAATAATCGTAAAGTGCATGGTTTATTCAATGAAGTTGTTTTTGATGCAAGTATCAAAGAGTTCTTAAATAAGAGGAAAATATTATCAAACTACTTTGATGAAACACTTACTGAAGATATTTTTGATTATATTCCACCACAACAAACCAATCAAATTTTTACTCCTAGAAAAGTTGTAAAATTGATGGTTGATTTGGTCGAGGAAAATAACCCTAATATCTTTAGTAATTACAATGTTAAGTTCGTTGATTTAGATACAAAGAGTGGTCTATATATAACAGAAATTGTTAAACGCTTGAATGAAGGGTTAAAAGAACAGATCCCAAATTCAAAAGAAAGAATTAAGTGGATACTCGAAAATCAAGTTTATGCATGTGCACCAAGTAATATCATTTACAACATAGTGAAAAATTATATATTTGCCGATTTTAATGACATTTCGATTAAAAATATAATAGAATGTGATTTAACTGAATACACAAAGAATGGCCTTGTTAAAGAAAAGTTACGAGAATTATATGGAGATGAGGATTTGAAGTTTGATGTAATTATTGGTAATCCACCATATCAAGAAAAAGATGGAGGAGCACAGGCAAGTGCTAGTCCCATCTATCAAAATTTTGTAAGTTTAGCTAAAGAACTTAACCCAGAAATATTATCATTCATTATCCCGACACGATGGTATGTAGGTGGAAAAAGGTTAGATGATTTCCGAGATCAAATGTTAAATGACATCCATCTTAGAGAATTGCATGATTGGCTTACACCAGAAGATATTTTCCCCAATACAAATATTAGAGGTGGTGTATGTTACTTCTTGTGGGATAGGAATTATGATAATAGACATAATCTTACGCGAGTTGTAACATATAAAAACAACACAATTATTAGTGGTATTTCTAGGTCATTGAAATATAAAGATTCTGATATCTTAATAAGAGACTCAGGTGCTATATCTATTTTGGATAAAATTAATTGCAGTGATAAGAAAAGCTTAATGGAGTATGTATCTGCTCGTAACCCATTTGGATTTTCTACTAACTTTACTAAGAATAGTAAATTTAAAAATGAAAGTCATTTATTGAATGAACCGATTAAATGCTATGCTAATAAAGGTAAAGTTGGATATATTGAGTTTACAGAGATTGAAAAAAATTCGACGTGGATTAATAAATGGAAAGTGTTAACACCCTACTCTAATAATATAGGAACTGAGTTAAACGATGATAATCTAAACACAATTGTTGCTAGTCCTAATTCAATATGTACTGAAACATATTTAGTAATTGGTGCTGAATTAGAATTAAATGAAAATGGCTCAATCTCTTTAGCTAAATATTTGAAATCTAAATTTGTAAGATTTTTGCATAGCTTGGCTAAAAATAGTCAACATGGGACTAGAAATACGTATAGGTTTGTTCCTCTTCAAGATTTCACAAACAACTCAGATATTGATTGGTCTACATCTGTTCAAGAGGTAGATAACCAATTGTATAAAAAGTATGGGCTTTCTGATGAAGAAATTAACCATATTGAAAGAAGAATTAAAGCAATGTAA